Proteins from one Crassostrea angulata isolate pt1a10 unplaced genomic scaffold, ASM2561291v2 HiC_scaffold_140, whole genome shotgun sequence genomic window:
- the LOC128169471 gene encoding uncharacterized protein LOC128169471: MTMRTANPKDPEKAVDLIWQRLQERYGSPELVEAALKSKLDRFPLVSINDGKKLYDLADLLTEIAAIKEDPTYATLLSYFDSSSGILPVVKKLPMNLQEKWITRAAAYKRHSGLPHPPFKFFVEFIVEMSQIRNDPGLCVRERNKENIQRRVPVINRKTDVEVDSRERRKESLDPSKRCPIHPNDFHALNKCRTFRTKPMKERTDVLVKHGICFKCCNSAEHFSKNCYEKVACSVCASNSHPSALHIDYGRPQGGEQKENSETKKTVNNKCAQICGVIPGGKSCSKTILVKVYDRENPDNFVRTYALIDDQSNCSLAKSELFDLLGIKTETKNFKLETCSGVRNMTSRVAKNLLVTSLDDSTTHQLPPVIECDAVPDNRNEIATPDIAKRFPHLANIASHIPELDPQAKILLLIGRDMIIAHHVLDQRISHDAPYAQKLSLGWTIIGETCLNKAHLPATISVNKVYLHNDGRPSILLPCNSSLTVKAPPVDEDDMSSIFERTPNDDKPGPSQEDNIFLGIMESKFHRNSLGEWTAPLPFKPGRPRLPNNYSQAIKRARSLDTNLRKNPTKMDHALTFMEGILSKGHAEVAPSLESDDECWYLPIFAIYHPKKPNKIRMVFDSSASYEGISLNSVLLSGPDLTNNLLGVLLRFRKERTALMADIEQMFYCFRVSREHRNYLRFLWYRNNDPSDRLIEYRMTVHVFGNTPSPSVATYGLRQSVADHPDPEIREIVQRNFYVDDLLVSMPHDKQTVELIKKTQKALMEGGKLRLHKVASNSQEVMSAFEEEVRAKDLKCIDLRLDEAPLQKSLGLTWDLQADSFKVDVTMESKPFTKRGMLSTLNSLYDPFGFIGPVTLRGKMLFRKALDLSSDWDDPLTEFENEWRNWCDSLQDLSHISVPRSYTSSGLQNSSRVEVHVFCDASELAISAVAYLKVLYTEHAETGFLLGKSKLAPTHGHTVPRLELCAAVLASEIATIVTDNLDHKVDHTQFYSDSRIVLGYLYNTSRRFYTYVSNRVQKILKVAPANHWSYVQSEKNPADIGSRSIAARDLQGSKWIKGPDSLLKTQDCNEVFPLVDAENDSNVRPQLSSLKTVTKKPFGVERFDRFSTWNSLVNALSALRYRILKKHGVESDRFSSSFRRFAEVFIVRTIQQETFHQEISCFQSGRTISKDSSIINLDPYLDDDSILRVGGRLQAADIEHNLKNPCIIPRSHIGRLLISHHHDLVHHQGRHYTEGAVRSAGYWIVGCKKLVSSVIFNCVTCRKLRGRLEQQKMADLPSVRVRQSPPFTYVGVDMFGHWEIVTRKTRGGSANSKRWDIMFTCLSSRASHIEVVEDMSSSAFINALRRFISIRGKVAEFRSDRGTNFVGSTDALGIDAVNVEDQPLRKFLSKNGCCWIFNTPYSSHMGGVWERVIGLARRILDAILLKQPKRQLTHDVLVTLMAEVTAILNNRPLVPVSTDPSNPLILTPNMLLTQKTEADLPPFHELDVRDMYVSSWKQVQVLAQQFWKRWHNEYLQLLQQRRKWTDSKDNLRIDDVVLLREKEAHRNDWSMGVINRTFPDDDSKVRKIEVRTSRGGQLVHYVRPVTEVVLLVPHR; the protein is encoded by the coding sequence ATGACAATGAGAACAGCTAATCCAAAGGATCCTGAGAAGGCAGTTGATTTGATATGGCAACGTCTACAAGAACGTTATGGCAGTCCAGAACTTGTAGAAGCAGCCTTGAAATCAAAACTAGACAGATTTCCATTGGTTTCTATTAATGATGGCAAAAAGCTTTATGACTTAGCGGATCTGCTAACAGAAATTGCTGCAATTAAAGAGGATCCTACCTATGCAACTCTTTTGTCGTACTTCGACTCATCCAGTGGAATCCTACCTGTTGTGAAAAAGTTACCGATGAACCTTCAAGAGAAGTGGATTACAAGAGCTGCAGCCTATAAGAGACACAGTGGACTACCACATCCTCCATTCAAGTTTTTTGTGGAATTCATCGTTGAAATGAGTCAGATAAGAAATGACCCTGGACTTTGTGTACGGGAAAGAAATAAGGAAAACATTCAACGCAGGGTACCGGTAATAAATCGAAAGACAGATGTAGAGGTTGACAGTAGAGAGAGAAGAAAGGAAAGCTTAGACCCATCTAAAAGATGCCCTATTCATCCTAATGACTTTCATGCCTTAAACAAGTGTAGAACCTTTCGCACAAAACCCATGAAGGAACGCACAGACGTGTTAGTGAAACACGGAATTTGCTTCAAGTGTTGCAATTCAGCAGAACATTTTTCTAAGAACTGTTATGAGAAAGTGGCATGTTCTGTATGTGCTAGTAACTCGCATCCTTCAGCATTACACATTGATTATGGCAGACCTCAAGGCGGGGAGCAAAAGGAGAATTCAGAGACCAAGAAAACTGTCAACAACAAGTGCGCCCAGATTTGCGGTGTTATTCCTGGAGGTAAATCATGTTCCAAGACAATTCTTGTCAAGGTGTATGATAGAGAAAATCCAGACAATTTTGTGCGAACATATGCCTTGATTGACGACCAAAGTAATTGCTCCCTAGCAAAGAGTGAATTGTTTGACTTGCTCGGAATCAAGACTGAGACAAAGAACTTTAAATTAGAAACATGTTCTGGTGTCAGGAACATGACCAGCAGGGTTGCCAAAAACCTTTTAGTTACATCATTGGATGACAGTACAACTCATCAATTACCGCCTGTCATAGAGTGTGACGCCGTTCCGGATAATCGTAATGAGATAGCAACACCTGATATAGCTAAACGATTCCCACATCTTGCAAACATTGCTAGTCACATTCCGGAGCTAGACCCTCAAGCAAAGATACTGCTTCTTATTGGACGGGATATGATCATAGCACATCATGTTCTCGATCAGAGAATCAGCCATGATGCTCCATATGCTCAGAAGTTGAGTCTAGGTTGGACAATCATAGGTGAGACATGCTTGAACAAGGCTCATTTACCTGCGACAATATCAGTTAACAAGGTATACCTTCATAATGATGGGAGACCTTCTATCTTGTTGCCTTGTAACAGCTCACTCACAGTTAAGGCTCCTCCTGTTGACGAAGATGATATGTCTTCCATATTTGAAAGAACACCAAATGATGATAAGCCAGGGCCTTCACAGGAAGATAATATATTCCTAGGAATCATGGAAAGTAAGTTCCATCGCAACTCTTTAGGGGAATGGACGGCTCCCCTGCCGTTTAAGCCTGGACGACCCAGACTTCCAAACAATTATTCTCAAGCTATCAAGAGAGCCAGATCTCTCGACACCAATCTTAGGAAGAATCCTACCAAAATGGACCATGCCCTAACCTTTATGGAAGGGATATTGTCTAAAGGGCATGCCGAAGTAGCCCCATCTTTAGAATCAGACGATGAGTGTTGGTATTTGCCAATATTTGCCATTTACCACCCAAAGAAGCCAAACAAAATTAGAATGGTCTTTGACTCTTCTGCCTCGTATGAGGGAATTTCGTTGAACTCGGTGCTGCTCTCAGGACCAGACTTAACCAATAACCTACTCGGTGTGCTTCTTCGTTTTCGCAAGGAGAGAACTGCACTAATGGCGGACATTGaacaaatgttttattgtttccGTGTGTCCAGAGAACATAGAAATTACTTGCGCTTCCTATGGTACAGGAACAATGACCCATCGGATAGACTTATCGAATATAGAATGACGGTGCATGTTTTCGGTAACACGCCCTCGCCTTCTGTTGCGACATATGGCTTGAGACAATCTGTTGCTGACCATCCGGATCCTGAAATCAGAGAAATAGTACAGAGAAACTTCTATGTTGATGATTTGTTGGTGTCAATGCCGCATGATAAGCAAACTGTTGAGCTCATCAAGAAGACTCAGAAGGCATTGATGGAAGGCGGGAAGTTGAGATTACACAAAGTAGCCTCCAATTCTCAAGAAGTAATGAGTGCATTTGAAGAAGAAGTAAGAGCCAAGGACTTGAAGTGCATTGACTTGAGACTAGATGAGGCACCCTTACAGAAAAGTCTAGGACTTACTTGGGACTTACAGGCGGATTCCTTTAAGGTAGATGTGACTATGGAGTCCAAACCCTTCACGAAACGTGGTATGCTGTCCACGTTAAACAGTCTCTATGATCCCTTTGGATTCATCGGTCCTGTGACACTCAGAGGAAAAATGCTGTTTCGTAAGGCCTTGGATTTGTCATCTGATTGGGATGATCCTCTTACTGAGTTTGAGAATGAATGGAGAAATTGGTGTGATTCACTTCAAGATTTATCTCATATTAGTGTTCCTCGATCTTACACGTCTTCAGGTTTGCAAAACTCTTCTAGAGTAGAAGTTCATGTATTTTGTGATGCCTCCGAGTTGGCCATCTCTGCGGTTGCCTATCTAAAAGTACTGTACACGGAACATGCAGAAACTGGATTCTTGCTTGGAAAATCGAAGTTGGCACCTACACATGGACACACAGTTCCCCGACTGGAACTTTGTGCAGCTGTACTTGCAAGTGAAATTGCTACCATTGTGACAGACAACTTAGACCACAAAGTGGACCATACTCAGTTCTACTCCGACAGTCGCATAGTGTTAGGTTACCTTTACAATACTTCAAGAAGGTTTTATACCTATGTGTCTAACAGAGTACAGAAGATACTTAAGGTTGCTCCAGCCAATCATTGGTCTTATGTGCAGTCAGAAAAGAATCCAGCAGATATTGGATCAAGATCAATTGCTGCAAGAGATCTCCAAGGAAGTAAGTGGATTAAGGGACCTGACAGTCTCCTTAAGACTCAAGACTGCAATGAAGTGTTTCCTTTAGTGGATGCTGAGAATGATAGTAATGTAAGACCACAACTATCAAGCTTAAAGACTGTTACAAAGAAGCCATTTGGAGTAGAACGATTTGATAGATTTTCAACATGGAACTCATTGGTCAATGCCTTGAGCGCACTAAGATATAGAATATTGAAGAAGCATGGAGTTGAGAGTGATAGATTTTCCTCAAGTTTCCGTCGGTTTGCAGAAGTGTTCATTGTTCGGACAATTCAGCAGGAGACCTTTCATCAGGAAATATCATGTTTTCAATCTGGAAGGACCATTTCAAAGGACAGTTCTATTATCAACCTCGACCCTTACCTAGATGATGATTCCATTCTGCGAGTGGGTGGACGACTGCAAGCTGCTGACATAGAACATAACCTTAAGAACCCCTGCATCATCCCTCGTTCGCACATAGGTAGACTCCTCATTAGCCATCATCATGACTTGGTACATCATCAGGGAAGGCACTATACAGAAGGAGCAGTACGAAGTGCGGGTTACTGGATTGTCGGTTGCAAGAAGCTAGTGTCCTCTGTCATCTTTAACTGCGTTACATGCCGCAAGTTGCGTGGACGATTAGAACAACAGAAAATGGCAGACCTGCCATCTGTCCGAGTTAGACAGTCTCCACCATTTACCTATGTGGGTGTTGACATGTTTGGTCACTGGGAGATAGTGACCCGGAAGACGCGTGGAGGAAGTGCAAATAGCAAGCGGTGGGATATAATGTTCACATGCCTCTCTTCCAGAGCTTCCCATATTGAAGTGGTGGAAGATATGTCGTCCTCGGCCTTTATCAATGCCCTTCGCCGATTCATATCTATTCGGGGAAAAGTTGCAGAGTTTAGGTCTGATAGGGGCACAAACTTTGTCGGAAGCACGGATGCATTGGGTATTGATGCTGTGAATGTAGAGGACCAACCCCTCAGGAAGTTCTTGAGCAAAAATGGTTGCTGTTGGATATTTAACACTCCATACTCTTCCCATATGGGTGGTGTATGGGAAAGAGTTATTGGACTTGCTAGACGAATTTTAGATGCCATTCTCCTGAAGCAACCTAAGCGCCAACTTACCCATGATGTCCTTGTAACGTTGATGGCAGAGGTTACAGCAATACTCAACAACCGACCATTGGTTCCTGTTTCCACTGACCCTAGCAATCCATTAATACTTACCCCGAATATGCTGCTAACTCAGAAGACAGAAGCTGATCTTCCACCGTTTCATGAACTTGATGTAAGAGACATGTATGTGTCTAGCTGGAAACAGGTACAAGTCCTTGCTCAGCAGTTTTGGAAGCGCTGGCACAATGAGTATCTCCAACTTCTCCAGCAACGACGAAAGTGGACAGATTCTAAGGACAATCTACGGATTGATGATGTTGTTCTTCTTCGAGAGAAAGAAGCTCATCGCAACGATTGGAGTATGGGTGTTATCAATCGAACATTTCCTGATGACGACAGCAAGGTCCGCAAGATAGAAGTTCGCACAAGCAGAGGCGGACAGCTTGTCCATTACGTACGACCAGTTACAGAAGTAGTTCTTTTAGTGCCACACCGTTAG